acacacacacacacacacacacactgctcttGTTGAATTGGCCCAGTCCGCTGGCTGGTGGATTGAGGAGGTTTGAGGGGGTGGAGTATGGAAttggcctgctggcctgctgaGCCCTGATGGGCTCTCTGAGAGAAGGAAGGGCCGAggggcccagggcagccaggaTAGACACCCCGGAAGAAGGCAGACCTGGGCATGGGGctgacaggggcggggcctcgAGGCCCAAATTCCTGGGTTGTCTCCTGGGGCAAACGGAGCAGGATTGGAAATGTCTGCTGAGTAAGCAGGGAAGGGAGACTCCACACCCTGGAGGATtaactggggcggggggaggggggagtccccccccacccaggcagTTCACCTTGCACCTGGCAAACGGGTGCAGCCGAGGCGGCAGCCACGGTGGCAGCCCTGTGCCCTTCCCTACGTACCGAAGGCGCCTGGCCACGTCATGCAACGCGTGTGGCACTGTCCCACGCCCACCCCTGGAGCCAGTAAGGCCTGCCCTAAGCTCAACAATCaccaatggggggaaaggaggtgACGTGCCCTTGGCTAAGGGAGGGTAGGGGGTAAACTGAGGAAAACAAGAGGTCAGAGGGAGCTGCAGGCCAGCTGGTAAGGAAGGGAAGCAGGAGAGAACTGATCCTGAGCTCAGACTCAGATCCTCCCAAGatctggggagggagggtgctCAGCTTCTCACCTGGGGAGCCCCGAAAGCTGTCCTGGGAGCTCCCTCAGCCATCCTCACCCTTGAGCCACCTCCTGCACAACTTTCTCTGCTCTTCACAAAGCAGCTTCTGTCCAGCCCACCACTCATGCTGCTGGGTGCCTGGGGAAGACAGCCAGGCCAGAGTTCTGCTCTCAGGTGGTGAGCAACAGAAGAATAAGGGGACTTGGGCAAGTCCTTCAGGGACAGAGAAGGTTTTTCTTGCTTGGTAGTTGGAGAAAATAATAAGAAGTCATCCTGGCTGGATCCTtactgtattatctcatttagtcctcacaacaactcGGTGAAGCCTATGCtatcattatcttcattttccaAGTGCGTTAGGTAAGGTGCAGAGAGATtaggaaacttgcccaaggtcatagagTTGGACTTGAACTCAGGCATCCGGCTCCTTATTATCTTGTGTTTCTAGGGATGGAACTGTACTCTTCACCATGACGTGGTAAGCCGATGGGTCAGAGGAGAATTCAGGTGGGTGGGGAAAGGACATATTCAGGACCAAATTGACATGACCGAGGTGAAGGATTGGGTCACCATATCCCCTTGCGTACCTGGTGTATTTCAGAACTTAGCAAGAGTACACACTCCTTGTCTCCATGACCTTCCGAGATATTTTGATCATTATCCCCACTGCATAGGAGAGGAAATAAAGACCCAGAAaggtaaagtgacttgcccaagacctTGTAACTGTGTGTCTGCATTCCAGAGACTCCGTGAAGTCTCTCTGAAGGAAGAAACATGTTTTACTTTTCAGAGGACCAGGGGGAATCGTTCTTGTCCTTCAGATGTGGCTGTaaaggggctgggagcaggaggcatCCAAAGCCAGGGATGAGTCCCAGGCAGACTCAGGctttggagagggagggaggaggacttAAGGAGGAGGTCACCTGGGGTGGAGGAAGCCTGCATCCGTGGGTCCAGCTGATTCCCCTGGGCTTGGGGAATGTGACAGGAGCCCCAGCAGAGGCATGTCAGGAGCCTCCGCTCAGTCTGGCTTCCCCCAGAATCTGCTGGAGCAAAGAATTCCTCGTGGCtccggggctgggaggaggagtgtGCAACAGGCCCCGGCATGCCATGCCGAGACCAAGAAAGCAGCTCCCGGGTCCAGCCGGAGAGGAGGGGTCTCGGTGGTGGTGCTGTAGCAGGTGATGTGCAGGGAGAGGTGGAACCTGAGCGGGGGTCACGTGCCCCCATCCATTCTTAGTCCTCTGCCCAACCCCATGCATTGAGACCCTTCACCCCTAAGAGAGTGAGAGCagcagggttgggagaggagcgatctggcagaggaaggagccaTGGATGGAGGTGACCCACAGACTGAGAGAGGAGGCCAGTGCCTGGCTCTCTGGCAGCCTCCAGTCTGAGGGAGGAGTACAAGCCCTGAGGAGGCAGGCCAAACAGGGCAGAGTAGGTGATCATGGGGTGGATGTCTAGGGCCAAGGGGATTCCTGAGCAGAGTCTCTGACTTCCGTGGGATAATCCAGATGCATCTTCTGGTCCATGTATCTTTTTGCTTTGTTCTCTGAAGCCTTGCCTCCTTGACCCGAGTTCTAGCAAGAGCTCCTATCCCAGCCCCTCCTGGAAGATCCATGGTTTCCAGACATGGCCATGGATTCCATCCCTGGCACAGGAACTCAAAGGCCTGTATCTTGTTCATCAGCGTGAAGAGGGGAGAGTAAGAGAGTGGGGGCTACAGGTTCATGCTGACCAAAGGGTTTTCCTCTATCTGACCCCGAATCAGCTGAATCTGAGAGGGGATAGCTCAGATGAAGCTGAGAGGAATGTATTCCATGGGAGTTCCACTGAGAGTGGCACCTTCCCCGCAAATGAAGTAATCTCTCCATTTTTGGACCAGGGAAGCTGAAAGCCTGGCacttgaataaaaacaaaaaaacaaaaatttgatgTTTGGAGGAAGCTTGGGGCcaactcctttctccttcctgggCTGGCCAGACACATCTCCCAGGATGCCAGTGGCGCTGAGTACCTTATAGGCATCAAGCTATGGGGTTGGAAAGAGCCACAGAATGCATCCAATATGAAGGGGGAAGCAAAGCGCTACATTCAGGGAGTCTCCAATCTGATGGGAGACAAGCTGTGCCTTGCAAAGCCTCTGACTGGGGTGGAAACTGGTGGTGAATACACAtcaaacgagagagagagagagagagagagagagagagagagagagagagagaatttggcaAGAGTTATTATCTGAGCTTCAGAGAGGGTATGTGACTTATCCaagggtcacacagcaagcagTAGCAGAGCGGTGCGTTTCTCACCACCCTCTGATCCCAGGCTCCCCTATCCCCACCCCCGTCAGGGCAGGGGAGTAGAGGGATCAGTGGGTGCACTGAGGGGACAGCCTTTGGTTCCTGTGCCAGGGATGGAATCCATGGCCTTGTCTGGAAACCATGGATCTTCCAGGAGGGGCTGGGATAGGAGCTCTTGCTAGAACTCNNNNNNNNNNNNNNNNNNNNNNNNNNNNNNNNNNNNNNNNNNNNNNNNNNNNNNNNNNNNNNNNNNNNNNNNNNNNNNNNNNNNNNNNNNNNNNNNNNNNNNNNNNNNNNNNNNNNNNNNNNNNNNNNNNNNNNNNNNNNNNNNNNNNNNNNNNNNNNNNNNNNNNNNNNNNNNNNNNNNNNNNNNNNNNNNNNNNNNNNAAAAGttaggagaaggaggaggaggaggagaagaaaatagaagaggagaCACTGGTTCTCTTCGCTCCCAAGGAGGCTAGTTGGTGTGTGTTTCTGGTTGTTTCTGTCTGTTTCTGCATATGTGTACGCCCCTGTGTGTCTCCTTCTTGGTTCATCCCTGTGTTGGACTTTCTCACATATGTCCATGTACAACCATGGGAAGGCTTCCTGAACACATACATGCTcacatgtgtctctgtgtgcggCCCTGCCCGCTCTGTATGCCACTGTGGGTGTCTGCCTGCCCGTATATGCATCGTCTTCTGTGGAAATGTGTGTGCAATTATGATGTCCCTGTGCCTGATCCCTGCATCTCTCTGCATTTGACTGGGACCTTTGTATGTTGAGGTTTGGGGTGGAAGAGTCTTtaactccccccagcccccctttTAGCCAAGCTGGGCTGGCCAGGAAAGGGGGAAGGTGCGGATGGAGAGGGGCCACTTTGCCTCTCTAAGTTTTTCATCTTGGGAGGAAGAGACAGCAGTAGCCCAGGACTCACTGATAGGACTTATCCCTGGCTCCCCctgggccagcagccatgcaTGCTACTCAgagaaggggcagggcaggggctggagggggggaCACTAGAGCTGAAGGAACCCCGCTTCTTCTCCTTGGAAGGGGAGAAGCAAGAAGAGAGATGGGAGAgaagataaaaacagaaatttatggTGGTGGGGGGGTCAGTGAGTTTTTCTTTTCCCACATAATTGTTAAAACATTACTCACCTCCTGGAACAGGGCTCTAGGTAAAGGGGAACCCTAATCCTTTGAAAACCAGCTACTTTGTGGGCTGTGTTTAAGGGGTCTTTGCAGAGACCTGAAGCCCATCTCTTAGTCTCTACCTGTATCCCTTCTTAGCACCAtcagctccacctccacctcctcccaggcGAGGAAAGGGTCATCCCAGGTGAGCTGGTGTTGGGCAACACCTGCAGGACACTTTTCTGAAGAAAGAGGCTTCAGTGGCCCTGAGAACAGAAAGCCGAGAGGAGATTTGCCACCACGGCCACGGGAAGAGCTGAGAGTAGATACTAGGCAGAACTAGAAAGCACTAgatcagggaaggagagagagtgggTGTACCATCACCTCCCTGAGAGCAGGAAGTCAGTGTCTGCCTTCTCTGGCCTTCCTCCTCCCTACCCACATCCCTTATAAGTGATGGGGTTAGCCCTTGATCTCCAAGGCCCCGTCTACACAGGCCTCAGCTACCCGGATAACATTCCATTGACTCTGGATACAATCCCAGAGGCAAGTTCAGGCATCCAAGCTCAAATGAGGTTGGGAGCTGAGTAATCAGCTGCTAGGGCTGCGCAGACATTTTGTCGGGAACAACCAGCCGCCCACCTCTCTGTGCACAGAGGAtttgaggctgggggaggggcggtctGTCACTCAGTGtcttcccagccccctcccaccacacattctccctctccccacctgcaaGTAATTTGGCcaatgggagggcagttaagaTTGCAGTGTGGAATCCCTCTAGATGTGTGTGTGCGCgtttggtggggagggggccccctcctttccccccagaCCCTGGCTGCCCTTTTTCTCTTCACAGGAGCAAATTACTTGTAATTATCTCACATTGAAAGCCTTCAGGAGCTGCTCCCAAAATTGCTTTAATTGAATTAATTGAATCTCATTTTGTTGGGGGAGAAAATGGGGGGCATGTCTTAAAATAGCATacggggagagggaagggaagccgGAGTCAGCTTTCTTGCGGCTGAGACCCTTGTAGGGGAGAGAATGTGCCCTGGACTCCGCGTTGTTTCCATTTCCCGGTCTCAGCTGATTTTCCGTGCCCAGTGCACTGAAGGCCTTGCCTGGGTCCTGCTCTCAATGGTGGTGGCCAGGGATGTGTGGCGTCTCCAGCCCcattcccctgccctcccctcaggcGGCAGATGGGCCAGAGGGGAGAAGTGAATGGATGGCAGCGGCAGAATGAACTCACCCTggccatggcccctcctccccgaTCATCATACAGCAGCTGTAAATGCCGTTTATTAAGTGCTTCCTATGTCCCGGCACCGTGTCAAGCATGTTACAAGCACTATCTCATTTCATCATCACAACCGCACTGCAGAGCGGGTCCTATTAGTGTTCCCATCAGAGGGGCAGAAAATCGGGGCTCAGAGAGAGGCGTGGTCACCTGCCAAAGGTCACACAGTAGACTGGGTCTCTTTGGAGGTCAAagcccccttttttttaaaaaaaaaaaatctttttaataaatttcttttttttcagagagagagaggaagggagagggaaagggagagggagagagagagagagagagagagagagagatcaattggttgcctcctgcatgggttgaacccacaacctgagtatgtgccctgactgggaatcaaaccagcaacctttcggtgcacaagacagtgatcactggccagggccaaagccCCCATTCTTAACCACTCGGTCTTATCCTCTCTTCCTTATTGACCCAATTTTCTGAGAGGGGCTCCCTCATGGGAAGAAACCACAGGTTCCCCTTCTCCAGCtcagagggctggagggagggggaatggggATCCTCCTCTGCTGGGGTTCCAGTCCCATAGTCAGCCAGGAGCTCAGGGAAACGGAACCAGCTCCCGAGGAGGAAGACTCTCCTTCCCCTGGAAAGGGCAGATGGATGAGGGGAGACAGGGGGAGATGCTGTCAGCTCAGCAGGCCTCTGGCTGGGAGAGCAATTACACTCCTGCTACTTAACTTTACAACCTGGGCTGTTGTTTTAACGATGCGACTCGTGTTTGGCTGTCCAATTAATCTCGCCTTTGGAGGCTTTCCGAGATGGGGCGGTAGATCTTATCGTGGGTCTGTGGAAAGAGGAGGAGTGTGCTCCCTGCAGTGGGAGGGAACAGCGGCCCGGAGGGCCTGTGGCCTCAGAGGAGACCCAGAGGAGGGATCTGGGGCAGGGCCCCCTGAGAGCCATGGAAAGaggggagccagggctggggggaaGGCATTGGTGCTGAGGAAGAGGAGGTTTCTCCTCTTGACACCCTCATTCTTCACTGCTCCTGGATCTTGGCTTTGGCCTGCCCCGTGCCATTTGCCATCCCCAGGAGAAACCTCCACGTGTGTTTTGGGAAGTGGGGGTGCTCACTGACCCAGAACAGGGCCTAGGGGGACTGACTGCAGACCTTCCACTGAATGGCACACCCCCCTACTCTACACACAAGTCTAATTGGGGCCTTTCTCTGGCCGGTGGGGTTGACTCAAGGTACCTGAGTGGTCTTTCCAGATAGGGCGGGCCCTGTGTGCCTGGGAACAGGTTTAGGCAGTAAGAGGAAAGCTGGATTTGGGAGCTTTTTTCCTGGACTtggaggcccctcccccacccctccagtcaAGCTGGGCTGGATTCCCTGAATTATTGGCTACCCTTGTCTCCCTGCCACTGGGTGCTGTATGTATGGTGGGGTAGGGTGGCTATGAGTCTACCAATGGGTCCAGGCCTAGTTGGGGCCCTTGGACTATGCCCACACTTCTGTTTACCCATGAGCCTGGCACCACACAAGTGGCTGGCCATTTGTCTGGCTCCCCTGTGAGCCTGCAGAGTCTCTGGGTCACCTTGGTATCTGTTAACCCACAGGGTCTGCCTCAATCACCTTGGCATCTGGGATGTTTATTGGATGGAGAAGTCCAGTTCCTTCTGGGGTTTtcttctcctccacctcctcctaccCCTTCCTCTAGGTGGGCTGGAGACTTGCCACCCTCAAGGAGCACTCTTCTCTCAGGGATGGACTGGATCGACTTGGTGGGCACGTCCTCTTCCAAGGGGAGCAGGGTCTCTCGGGGCTGAAGGTGGGGCGCAGGGGGCTGTGTGGTGTCTGGCTCCTTCCAGAACTGGGCCAGGAGCGACTCTGCTGGTGAGGACCATCCAGACTTGGGTCGTTCCCAGCATTAGCATCTCCTGGTTTCACACCGGAGCATTATGAAAATATAGACGTTATTAGAACATTCTAGAACCAGAGCCACAGAGCCAGTGGTAGAGGCAAAACCAGGCTCCAGTGCCTCTAGTTTGGGGCTGGAAGAGCCAGATGGGAGAGAAGGGAGCTGAGCAGCCAGCCCCAGAAGTCAGGAAACAAACACACCACAGAGCCAGGGCCCAGCTTTTCGTACAAGCTTTAATTTCGGGAAGTCACAGTAGGAGGGGTGATGGCAAGAGCATGGGGATGCCAGTCAGATTGGTTATCGATGTATTTCATTTAGACAGAGACAGCTGTGAAGAGCGGAACTGTTGGGCCCACGCCACCTATTTGGGGTGTCTCTACGTACACTCTTCCAGGGAGCCTATTTGTCCCCATTCTGCCCAAAGGGTTACCCTACCGTGTTCCCAAGAGTATGTGCATGTGGGGTTGTTAGGTATGAGGCAGGGCTCAATAAATACTCATTGAATTATAAGGATCATTGAATCCATTATCTACTCAAAATTGTAAACAGGGGGAAAGAGGGCTTTTTAAGGACGAGAACATAAATTACCCAGAGGCCTACCAACTCCACATTTTCAGCATTCCTCTCCCTCACATGAAGGGGAGAAGGTATATCAGTTATGGGGCGATGGGCTGACCTCCAGGAAACACTGGGAGGTGGGACCTGATGGTGGTCAACTTGAAGACTGGGTGCCCACCTCACGCCCGCTCTTGCTCTCAAAAGGGTTGGGCAAGGTCCAAGGCACACAAATTAAAATCACTCAGTGTTTCTTGCTGGTTTTGACTCCAGACTGTGGTGGGACTGTGGTCCTGCAAGGAAGGGGTGGCAAGACAAGGGGTCCTGGGAGCAGTCTGAACTCCAGCCAATGACTCTCTCCAGAGCCTCTGGCCAGCCGAAGGGAAGGTGTTCAGTCCATGGCAGTGGTGAGGAGCAGTAGCTGAGACCGAAGTTCTTTCTTAGGCTCTTTGGGTTATGGGGCAAAGGGGGACAGGCCTCCATCCCATCCTTTTTCTCCTCTAGTTCCTCGCCACCCTGAGAAAATCCATCTGGAGCTGGTTTCCTCCCAGCCCAGAAGAGGTGCgggtgggctgggtcctgggctgtgTAGGAGCCCCGACCCACCTTTGCCCAGGCTCACATCATCTGAGGCGGAGCCAGAACATCTGGGGAGTGATGCTGGTACCAGGCCCCAAAGCTGTTGCCATAGCCCCCAGCAGGCAGGGCCCCTGCCTTGGGGAGATCCCAGAGGAacggcaggggtggggagcagggagacagggaggggggCCTCCCAAGCAagtccccttcctgccccccagaGTTCTGCTTCAGGAGCTTCTTGTATTTGGAACGTTTGTTCTGAAACCAGATCTTTACCTTcggggagaaaaggggaaagaatgAAAGATCAGGCGGAGTATAGGTGTGGAAGGATGTGACCCAAGTAAAGGGACCCAGCAGTAGGGCGCAGTCCTGGGAGAAGACACTGGGACCCAGCAGTAGGGCGCAGTCCTGGGAGAAGACACTGGGACCCAGCAGTAGGGCGCAGTCCTGGGAGAAGACACTGGGACCCAGCAGTAGGGCGCAGTCCTGGGAGAAGACACTGGGACCCAGCAGTAGGGCGCAGAcactgggaacactggctccAGTCCTCCAGAGCCCTggatgccctggagctctcccagtCTGAGCACCCTCCTCTACCtaagcctccccctcccccaacaccttGTCACACATTCCCCCAGATTACTGAGGGCCAGCTCTCAACACACCCTGGAGAACTTGTGACAACAGGGCCAAGGGACTCATCTGTCATTCCCACCCTGGGGGGTGAGTTCCCAGAGAACACACGGAGGAATGGTTAGCATGCAGGAAGGATGGGGCCGGCCCCACCTGGGTCTGGGTGAGGCCGAGCTGTGCGGCCAGCTGGGCCCTCTCGGGCAGCGCCAGGTACTGCGTGCGCTGGAAGCGCTGGTTGAGATGCTGCAGCTGCAGGCTCGAGTAGATGGTCCTTGGCTTGCGCAGTCTTTTGGTCGGGGCCCGCGGGAGCCGCTCGGAGGGCTCCGGGGACAGCGGCTTCTCGGAATCTGGGGGACAGCACAGGACAGAGGGTGAGACGAAAGAGGGGGGTCGGACGCGCAGTTTTATAGGCTCATTTGCATCTCGTTGGCATGCTGGCCTCGGGTTTGCAAAAAGCTCTTCTCTACCCTCCGCTCCACGCTCCTTTCAAACCGCACGTCCACTGAGCTCCGGGTGGGACCAGTCACAGCTCTTGCCCTCAGGGAACTCACACTCCCCTGGGCCGGTGACCTAGGGAGAAAGCGCCTAGGGCCCGAGCGAGGCTAGGGGCGGTGCCCGCGGCGAGAGGTCAAAGTTCAGCCGGTTGCGGTGGCGCCAGCTTGGGGTGTGGCGGGCGGAGTAGGGCTGAAAGGCTGGGTggagggctgggctgaggcccggAGAGGACgggggaagggcattccaggcggGAGGAACTCCCAGGCGAtgcttagcagtggttctcaaccttcctaatgccgcgaccctttaatacagctcctcctgtggtggcgacccccaaccatcaaattattttcgttgctacttcataactgtaatgttgctactgttatgaatcgtcatgtaaatatctgatatgcaggatgtatcttcattgttacaaattgaacataattaaagcatagtgattaatcacaaaaacaatatgtaattatatgtgtgttttccatggtcttaggcgacccctttgaaagggtcgtttgacccccaacggggtcgcgacccacaggttgagaaccgctggttagaGGCTCTTGACGATGTCCCCGTGGCAACCTCTCCGCTGCCGGAGGAAGGGTGGGTCGGCCGCGCTGGCCTGGGAGGCCAGGACCCGCACCCCTTCCAGCATCAGCGTGTGGACAGGCCCCCAGCGTGGGCATGCCTCCCCACAGTAAGGGCCGCGCGGCGCCTCGGGCACACTCTGCGGGAAAACCGACCACCGTTCCCTCCCCGCGGCGggccggctgggggaggaggctctCGGGGACCTTAgaggccgcccgccgcccgcccgcgctCACGGGGTGGCTCTCGGCTGGCAGGGAGGCGACCCGGGTCTGCAGAGCGCAAAGCGCGCGGCTGCGCAGCCCTCCGGGCCCTCCTGGACCGCGCTGCGGTGTGGCCGCGGAAGAtctggtcacctcctgcccctccgCTGGCCGCCCCCACCCCGTGGGACAGCCCGGCCCTTGAacgcgggaggtgggggggcgggggggagagattCTCCGCTTCCGACGCGGCGGCTCCCACCTGCGCCACTCCATGGGGACTCGGAGACCATTGCATGCAGGTGGCGGGGCGGACCGAGCGGCTGAACTGTCCTCGGGCTCAGGGCGAACATTCCACGCAGGTCTGCCGGCCGTCTAAGCCGAGGGGCGCTTGACCCCTGAGCGCAGACGGCTGGGGCCGCGCTTGTTCCACCCCCTCGGCCTCCATCCTGTCTGGCTCAACCCACACGGCAAGTCCCCCGCCCTTGCCGGCTGCGGCGACCAGTGGCCTCCACCTCCCCCGCATCCCTCTCCCTCGGCCTGGGGCGCTTCGGGCTTCTCAGATCCACCCCCTTCGACCCCCACCTCAGTCTAttccaaaaaacaacaacaacacacacggTTGGGTTTCCGCTCCCGCCCGCGCCATCGGCCTTCACGGCTCCGACCCTACTGCTCCAAGCCTGGGGCTGGCAGCCCAGCGACCACCGCTCTGGCTGCGTGGACCGGTCATTTCGCAGGATGACGCCGAGAGAGCCTGGGAGGCAGCCCGCCCGGGCTCCTGAACTCCCGCAGCCCTCGGCGCCCCAGCTctcccagcagccccccccccaggTCCCTTCACGGACAGCTGCCTCTCCACACCAGCTGCAGCAAGTCCCGACAAGACCGATCCTGGTCCGCACTACGAAGCCGGAGGGCCTCCCTCAAGTCGCCTGCTAACAGGGTGGTGGCACTTAGCTCACGTGGAGCCAAACCTCCCCCTGAGGCGGGGTGGACACTGAGTGGGGGCAAAAGGAGGACCCCAGGCCCTCTCTCACACCCCAATCATTCCACCTAGAGCGAGCCAAACCCACCAGTTTCCGTTGAAAAGGGCTGCCATCTCGTCTAAGGACCAGTGTGGTTTTCGTTGCACCCGGGGAAGTTGCATAAAGAAAATGAACTCTCACTCTCTCGTCCCTAGACCAAGCAAGGGAGGCAGGGACTGTGGTTAGCAGGGCTCACAACACCTTCCCCATTTTTAGCAGTTATCTGAAGGACAGGGTTatctcactcccaccccaccccaccccacggcacacgcactcacacacaaatGTACCACATCAGCATATTCCGAAGGGAAGGGACCAAGGGATTGTTTGCAGAAACGAGATAATGTGTAGACACCCTCCCCAACTGCCTGTCCTCCAGTGACGGACTCTGCAGCCAGCAGGGAGAGGCAGCCCCAGTTCTGGCACAGAACGCAGTTAACTTTTGGGGGCTCTGAGAACCTTCCCTAATAGCCACTTTTCTGGCCTCAGGTGGTGAAAGTCAATTTGCAAGGCCCCGGAGCCTGGGAACCAGGCTGTGTCCTTTGCCCATGCACACCCTTTCTTTGGGCCTCTGTGTGCTCAACTGTACATCAAGGAGGTGGAGCCCCAAAATTCCTAGGGTCACTCCTAGCTCTGATGCTTATGAGCGTCTGTGTCTCGGCACAGTGACAGAAGGCAGGAAGATGTCTTGGTCCTGGGCTGACTCCAGGAAGTCACCCATTCATTCCATGTGCCACCGCGGAGGAAACTGCTGAAGACCATTGTGGGGTCaatgaggtgggggcagggctgcaggggacCTGAGGTCTAAGGTACAGGTGGTGTCTGTATAGTGTTCCCAGGACCAGGAAGACAGGCTCGCCGCTCCTTGGCGTCTTTGATGACCTCCAGTGAGCACTTTCTCAGGAGCTCAGAGTCGCTCCAGGCAATGGGAACTCGGTCCTGTCCGGCCCCAAAGGCAAAGGGCAAAGATGAGGGAGGTGCCTGCTCCTGCGGCTGGAAGGCTGAGGTTTGCAACTTAGAGAGACTGCCTGGCCCACCCTGGCTACATTCTTAGAACAATGGATGGTGGCGTCCCAGCCCAGGTCAGCTTCCAGTCTCAGTCAGGCACTTGGGGCAAGGCCCCGGAGCAGAGGGAAAGGGGCCCCAAATGAAAGCGCCGAATCCTAGCCACTAGACCACCAGGGACTCAAGAGGCCCCAGATAAGCCCCCACTTCTGCCCTCAGCTGGAACCTGATTTCTATTTTTCAGGCTTGGGCTTGATCACAAAACGAATGCAGCAGAGAGGGGCGACACGGggaaggggcgtgcaggacggagagagccctggggaaggggccaggcACCCACACCCACATCTGGAGTCTTTGTTTTCCGTTACACGTAGGTACACATAACCCCGGGGCTccagggggtggggtagggagccCCACTGCCCCCGCTTCACACACTGAAAATCGAAACCAGGTCGGTCTTGAAAGGAGACCTAGATCAacgcgcccccgcccctccccctccccctcccccgccccatccctttgcccgcctcccacccccagatCCCGTGGAATCTGACTAAGGTCTGGATCCCGCTAGCTGCGCCCAACCAGGCGAAGACTAGGTTTAGGGGCTCACGGGAGCAGGACCCCGGAGGTGGGAGAGCGGCCGCGCACTTACCTGCCTCCCGCTCCTGCAGAGAGGGCGCCGCGGGCTGCTGGCAGGGCAGGTAGGCGTCTGCGGGCGTCGTCGGCCCGGTGGTGTAGGGGTAGGGCAGGAGGTGACCGTAGGGCCCAGAGTAGGGCAAATCCGAGGCGCCTGCGGTTGCGGGGGACAAGCCTAGTGGGTAGGCAGCCACTACCGATGGGGCGGGGGCGATATCCGGGAAGACGGCGTTGGAGGCGTCCaggccggggagggggcagggcaccGAGGACA
The genomic region above belongs to Myotis daubentonii chromosome 16, mMyoDau2.1, whole genome shotgun sequence and contains:
- the DLX4 gene encoding homeobox protein DLX-4, translating into MSSVPCPLPGLDASNAVFPDIAPAPSVVAAYPLGLSPATAGASDLPYSGPYGHLLPYPYTTGPTTPADAYLPCQQPAAPSLQEREADSEKPLSPEPSERLPRAPTKRLRKPRTIYSSLQLQHLNQRFQRTQYLALPERAQLAAQLGLTQTQVKIWFQNKRSKYKKLLKQNSGGQEGDLLGRPPSLSPCSPPLPFLWDLPKAGALPAGGYGNSFGAWYQHHSPDVLAPPQMM